A genomic region of Bdellovibrionales bacterium contains the following coding sequences:
- a CDS encoding flagellar basal body-associated FliL family protein, whose amino-acid sequence MAEAEEQEKPKRDLGKVITLVFLVINFSVVGTGAFLVFSSTIGHKAKVTSEEELNKELVEFRKSLQQKPVLYTLDTFNTNLDGVPRRLIRLEMSLEMLDEEGFEEVISLGAEGRDAIVRILNSTVYTEVETVQGKLQLKNRIIAEMNGFLDKGVVRNVYFSDFVVQ is encoded by the coding sequence ATGGCAGAAGCAGAAGAGCAGGAAAAACCGAAACGCGACTTGGGTAAGGTCATCACTTTGGTATTTTTGGTAATTAATTTTTCTGTGGTCGGCACGGGGGCATTTTTGGTTTTTTCTTCAACCATCGGTCATAAAGCGAAAGTGACCTCCGAAGAGGAACTCAACAAGGAGCTCGTTGAGTTCCGCAAGTCCCTTCAGCAAAAACCGGTGCTTTACACTTTGGATACCTTCAACACGAATTTGGATGGGGTTCCTCGGAGGCTTATTAGGCTCGAAATGAGCTTAGAAATGTTGGACGAGGAAGGATTTGAGGAGGTCATTTCTCTCGGAGCAGAGGGGCGTGACGCCATTGTCCGAATTTTGAATTCGACAGTCTATACTGAGGTTGAAACGGTACAGGGTAAATTGCAGCTAAAGAATCGAATTATCGCAGAGATGAACGGATTTCTCGACAAAGGTGTCGTTCGCAATGTCTACTTTTCGGATTTCGTCGTGCAGTAG
- a CDS encoding insulinase family protein translates to MVRAFCFLFFLTLSAQAEIEKALNFSEQIHFSVEKYKLKNGLTVLLHEDHSAPLISIHQWFRVGSADEKPGRTGIAHFFEHLMFKGTTKYSNKEFDRVIQANGGTNNAFTTRDYTGYYENMPSGKLELILDIESDRLRNLVFDEKEIMKEREVVKEERRYRVENSVFGILNETVFETVFKTHPYRWPVIGYMKDLDATSIDDLKEFYRIFYAPNNAVLVITGDFSIRAAKGLISKYYDGIPAQVLPERKKNLEPEQKGERSDWLRMCRAPRLPLPFRASPLGLRTPTLLIYWLIFWVTALRVDFIRLSFIDSK, encoded by the coding sequence GTGGTGCGTGCTTTTTGCTTTTTATTTTTTCTGACACTAAGTGCTCAGGCAGAAATAGAGAAGGCATTGAATTTCTCTGAGCAGATTCACTTTTCAGTTGAAAAATATAAGCTAAAAAATGGGCTTACCGTTCTTTTGCACGAAGATCATAGCGCTCCATTGATCAGCATTCATCAGTGGTTTCGAGTAGGCTCGGCCGATGAAAAGCCAGGTCGGACAGGAATTGCTCATTTTTTTGAACACTTGATGTTCAAGGGAACCACAAAATACTCTAACAAAGAGTTTGATCGTGTTATTCAGGCAAACGGAGGTACTAACAACGCCTTCACGACTCGGGACTACACCGGGTACTACGAGAACATGCCAAGCGGAAAATTGGAACTCATCTTGGATATTGAATCTGACCGACTTCGAAATCTTGTATTTGATGAAAAGGAAATCATGAAGGAGCGCGAAGTAGTCAAAGAGGAGAGACGATACCGAGTTGAGAACTCTGTATTTGGAATTCTGAATGAAACCGTTTTTGAAACGGTATTTAAGACGCACCCTTATCGTTGGCCTGTTATTGGGTACATGAAGGATTTGGATGCCACATCTATCGATGATTTGAAGGAGTTTTATCGAATTTTTTACGCTCCCAACAATGCCGTTTTGGTCATTACGGGGGACTTCAGTATCAGGGCCGCAAAAGGTCTCATCAGCAAGTACTATGATGGCATTCCAGCTCAGGTCTTACCAGAAAGAAAGAAAAACCTTGAGCCAGAGCAAAAGGGCGAGCGAAGCGATTGGCTAAGGATGTGCAGAGCCCCACGATTGCCATTGCCTTTCAGGGCCAGTCCGCTGGGGCTGAGGACTCCTACGCTCTTGATCTATTGGCTAATATTCTGGGTAACGGCTCTTCGAGTAGACTTCATAAGGCTCTCGTTTATCGACAGCAAATAG
- a CDS encoding S8 family serine peptidase, with protein MKGATRIHPNQLSTLLAGAIGLGLLLASCHASRLQEHKQIRRSAPGSANEVGTIVKGVDESEVIDLLNEQPQAHARVINKNHGIFEIFTVEKETLESKWPKAKLSRNNFFHTFEPDPSIISLKQRMHLLNKPANASGIPQENLRPCEASIEEPTATITVLETSEELSDQIMNLGGSFTLTAEQSRPHTLHASTLRSGWLVTTPAGSKIGQQAILGDTLTYKPDAYGAYSFLMVVQDDRNVCAVTNFELVVTGNQPYAGADLPVDDLLSKVDRGQFLHLLDLRVDEAQAESIAQGEGIVIAVIDTGVNYNHPALLKNIWTNKREIPGNGIDDDNNGQIDDLVGYDFVNGDEWPFDDHGHGSHVSGLAASSLFGVAPRAQIMALKALGPQGGDVASLIGAIYYAVDNGARVPNMSLGTYGSPDALLVGAMDYAKAKDVVVVAAAGNGHPLLGTGVDTDQMANYPSALPHDNIIAVAAKDSNPAHVLAPYSNYGINSVDVAAPGGNSPENLLTSCYLDNPLGILFTGMVGTSMAAPNVSGVVALMLSLNPYLNSAQVKEILLTTGRQSSDLAKLIRSGRYVDAFEAVQASKWLLPRKVAQAH; from the coding sequence ATGAAAGGGGCTACAAGGATACATCCGAATCAGCTATCAACTCTTCTCGCCGGAGCAATTGGCCTGGGTCTGCTTTTGGCTTCCTGTCATGCGAGTCGCCTGCAGGAACACAAGCAGATTCGCCGTTCAGCCCCAGGGAGTGCAAATGAGGTTGGTACAATCGTCAAAGGAGTTGATGAGAGCGAAGTAATCGATCTCCTCAACGAGCAACCGCAAGCCCATGCAAGGGTCATCAATAAAAATCACGGAATCTTTGAGATTTTTACCGTCGAGAAAGAAACGCTTGAAAGCAAATGGCCAAAGGCAAAACTGAGTCGAAATAATTTCTTTCACACTTTTGAACCAGACCCAAGCATTATTTCCCTGAAGCAAAGAATGCATCTGTTAAACAAGCCAGCCAATGCCAGCGGCATTCCGCAGGAAAACTTAAGACCTTGTGAGGCAAGTATTGAAGAGCCAACAGCGACGATCACTGTTCTTGAGACCTCAGAGGAGCTCTCAGATCAAATCATGAACTTGGGAGGATCCTTCACTCTCACGGCAGAACAAAGTAGGCCTCATACACTTCACGCCTCAACTCTGCGCAGTGGCTGGTTGGTGACCACGCCGGCAGGTTCTAAGATCGGGCAACAGGCTATTTTAGGCGACACCCTTACCTATAAGCCTGATGCTTATGGTGCTTACAGCTTCCTCATGGTTGTTCAAGATGATCGAAACGTGTGTGCTGTAACTAATTTTGAATTGGTCGTCACCGGGAATCAGCCCTACGCTGGGGCGGATCTCCCTGTTGACGATCTCCTCAGCAAAGTCGATCGCGGACAGTTTCTTCATCTTTTAGATCTGAGAGTCGATGAAGCGCAAGCAGAGTCTATCGCTCAAGGAGAGGGAATTGTGATCGCTGTGATCGACACCGGCGTGAATTACAATCATCCTGCTCTGCTAAAAAACATCTGGACCAACAAAAGAGAAATTCCCGGAAACGGGATCGACGACGATAACAACGGCCAAATTGATGACCTTGTTGGCTATGATTTCGTAAACGGAGACGAGTGGCCCTTTGACGACCATGGCCACGGAAGCCATGTCAGCGGTCTTGCGGCATCCTCTTTGTTCGGAGTAGCTCCGCGTGCTCAGATTATGGCATTAAAGGCACTCGGTCCACAGGGCGGTGATGTTGCGAGCCTGATCGGCGCCATTTACTATGCGGTCGATAACGGCGCGCGAGTCCCTAACATGTCCCTTGGGACATATGGATCACCAGATGCGCTCTTGGTTGGTGCCATGGACTACGCAAAAGCTAAAGATGTTGTGGTTGTGGCTGCCGCTGGAAATGGACATCCCCTTTTAGGGACCGGAGTTGATACAGATCAGATGGCAAATTACCCCTCTGCACTTCCTCATGACAATATCATTGCTGTTGCCGCCAAGGACTCAAACCCAGCTCATGTCCTTGCCCCCTACTCCAATTACGGTATCAACTCAGTCGACGTTGCAGCACCAGGAGGAAATTCTCCCGAAAATCTCCTTACTTCCTGCTATCTCGACAACCCTCTTGGCATCCTCTTCACGGGAATGGTCGGAACTTCAATGGCGGCTCCAAATGTATCGGGAGTGGTTGCCCTCATGTTAAGCTTGAATCCGTATCTGAATTCAGCTCAGGTAAAGGAAATCTTGCTCACCACAGGGCGACAATCGTCAGACTTAGCTAAGCTGATCCGCTCCGGCAGATACGTTGATGCCTTCGAGGCTGTTCAGGCAAGCAAATGGTTGCTACCGAGAAAGGTGGCCCAAGCTCACTAA
- a CDS encoding LysR family transcriptional regulator yields the protein MNLQQLTTFCAVLSEGSMTAAADKLFLTQPAVSQQIRNLEEELGVELLVRGVRQVKSTIQGQMLYDYAKRILFLTQQAEVSIRAMSQEISGDLRIGTLNSIGLYMISPIIGMFLKHNSRLKIKLVYGTGEKIISEMRNRNINIAILPDLKKEYGIEFEHFEKRFLFKDEMWLVGSGRDTSLPSNVDLGHLGSRPLVSFSEKYPSFRMSIEKKFHDVGVDPEVVFESDNVGTLKRVIESGLGWGFLPAHSIRKQVKTNRLTQIETEDFKYSVNVNMYSQKLSEISPMVDVFFRALQHGFG from the coding sequence ATGAATTTGCAACAGCTCACAACTTTTTGTGCCGTATTGAGTGAGGGGAGTATGACTGCTGCAGCAGATAAACTATTTCTCACGCAGCCTGCCGTAAGCCAGCAGATTCGAAATCTTGAGGAGGAGCTCGGAGTTGAATTGTTGGTCAGAGGTGTTCGTCAGGTGAAATCAACCATTCAGGGACAGATGCTCTACGATTACGCAAAAAGAATTTTATTTTTGACCCAACAGGCGGAAGTGTCCATTCGAGCAATGTCGCAGGAGATTTCTGGTGATTTGCGGATTGGAACGCTCAATTCAATTGGTCTCTATATGATTAGTCCCATCATCGGAATGTTTCTGAAACACAATTCTCGATTGAAAATTAAACTTGTATATGGGACCGGTGAAAAAATCATTAGTGAGATGAGAAATAGGAATATTAACATTGCGATTCTTCCGGACCTAAAGAAGGAATATGGAATTGAGTTTGAGCATTTTGAAAAGAGATTTCTCTTTAAAGACGAAATGTGGCTTGTGGGCTCAGGTCGCGATACATCCTTGCCGTCAAACGTTGATTTGGGGCATCTGGGATCTCGACCACTTGTCTCGTTTTCCGAAAAGTATCCTTCGTTTAGGATGAGCATTGAAAAGAAATTTCATGATGTTGGAGTTGATCCTGAAGTTGTTTTTGAGTCGGACAACGTCGGAACTCTCAAACGAGTGATTGAATCAGGATTAGGTTGGGGTTTTCTTCCCGCGCATAGCATTCGCAAACAAGTCAAAACAAATCGCCTCACGCAGATCGAAACCGAGGACTTCAAGTATTCGGTAAACGTAAACATGTATTCACAAAAATTGAGTGAGATCAGTCCCATGGTTGACGTATTTTTTAGAGCTTTGCAGCACGGATTTGGATAG
- a CDS encoding ABC transporter ATP-binding protein, producing MQPIALQKVKKTYKLDEVEVPALKGIDLTIDSGEFTVIAGPSGSGKTTILNLIGCVDTATEGKVIVGGKETGTLSERELTDLRLDTIGFIFQSFNLIPVLNVTDNVEFPLLLQNKLSAKERRTRVHHIISRVGLTPYTDHRPSELSGGQRQRVAIARALVTRPQIVLADEPTANLDSVTGQNIIDLMKEINASENTTFLFSTHDPSIMNQARRVIRLHDGLVQT from the coding sequence GTGCAACCAATTGCCCTTCAAAAGGTTAAGAAGACTTATAAACTTGACGAAGTCGAGGTCCCGGCCCTCAAAGGCATCGACCTCACAATCGATTCCGGAGAATTTACAGTTATCGCTGGACCCAGTGGGTCTGGGAAAACCACGATTTTGAACCTCATTGGTTGCGTTGATACTGCCACTGAAGGAAAAGTGATAGTGGGCGGAAAGGAAACAGGAACACTTTCCGAGCGCGAACTCACAGACTTAAGGCTAGATACAATTGGTTTCATTTTTCAGTCGTTCAATTTGATCCCCGTGTTAAACGTCACTGACAATGTGGAGTTTCCGCTCCTCTTACAAAACAAACTCTCGGCCAAGGAAAGGCGAACCCGGGTCCATCACATCATCAGCCGCGTTGGGTTAACCCCCTATACGGACCACCGCCCAAGCGAACTTTCCGGTGGACAAAGGCAGCGCGTCGCCATTGCACGAGCACTTGTCACAAGGCCGCAGATTGTCCTAGCCGACGAACCCACCGCTAATCTCGACTCGGTCACAGGGCAAAATATTATTGACCTGATGAAAGAAATCAATGCTAGCGAAAACACGACGTTTCTTTTTTCAACCCACGATCCCTCTATCATGAACCAAGCTCGGCGAGTGATTCGTCTTCACGATGGACTCGTACAGACATGA
- a CDS encoding insulinase family protein gives MKPGLDADKVANSIYSELWKLRNEFVSLKELEKAKTQIMKDYVDSLKTVGGKARILALNEIYFEDYTQLFKDLDKYSAVTVNQIKAVAEKYLKPEQRSVIRVNPKG, from the coding sequence GTGAAACCTGGATTGGACGCCGACAAGGTAGCGAATTCTATTTATTCGGAACTTTGGAAGCTGCGCAATGAATTTGTTTCTTTGAAAGAGTTGGAGAAGGCCAAAACACAAATTATGAAGGACTATGTTGATTCTCTCAAAACTGTGGGAGGGAAGGCCAGAATTTTAGCTCTTAACGAGATTTATTTTGAGGACTACACTCAATTATTTAAGGACTTGGATAAATACAGCGCTGTAACGGTGAATCAGATCAAAGCAGTTGCTGAGAAATATCTCAAGCCAGAGCAGCGTTCAGTGATTCGTGTTAATCCTAAGGGCTAG
- a CDS encoding outer membrane lipoprotein-sorting protein: MSSILFSFNGWSDTAMTQEQADAAIKEVDERQRNSGDYKSLCFVKETERKKEPRLFQAMVYRRDDDDKFMILFVKPKEEAGKAYLKIDKNLWNFQPGTGKWERRTEREKLAGTNSRRSDFDESRLAEEYTTKYQGADKLGSYQVYKFKLTAKEGVDVAYPILSIWVDQKDRNLLKREEYSLSGKLMRTAFYPKWKKQFSPSKNADVWIPEEIRIFDELEKENTTVVLIKETDLGKLEENIFTKAWIESKSK; encoded by the coding sequence ATGAGCTCGATTCTTTTTTCTTTCAATGGATGGTCAGATACGGCGATGACCCAAGAGCAAGCTGATGCGGCAATCAAAGAGGTGGACGAGAGGCAGAGAAACTCTGGAGACTATAAATCGCTATGTTTTGTGAAAGAAACTGAAAGAAAAAAGGAACCCCGACTTTTTCAAGCTATGGTTTACCGTCGAGATGACGACGACAAATTCATGATCTTGTTCGTGAAACCCAAGGAGGAGGCAGGAAAAGCCTACTTAAAAATTGACAAAAATCTATGGAATTTTCAACCTGGCACAGGAAAGTGGGAGCGAAGAACAGAACGAGAAAAGCTGGCTGGAACGAATTCTCGGCGAAGTGATTTCGATGAATCCAGACTTGCCGAAGAGTACACGACGAAATATCAAGGCGCAGACAAGCTAGGGAGCTATCAAGTTTATAAGTTTAAACTGACCGCCAAAGAGGGAGTTGACGTGGCCTATCCTATTTTAAGCATTTGGGTCGACCAAAAAGACCGCAATCTGCTCAAACGTGAAGAATATTCTTTGAGTGGAAAGCTCATGAGAACGGCTTTCTATCCCAAATGGAAAAAACAGTTTAGCCCGTCAAAAAATGCTGATGTCTGGATTCCCGAAGAAATTCGAATTTTTGATGAACTCGAAAAGGAGAATACCACGGTCGTTCTGATTAAGGAGACTGATCTCGGAAAATTAGAAGAAAATATTTTCACCAAAGCCTGGATAGAGAGCAAAAGTAAATGA
- a CDS encoding ABC transporter permease, which produces MKTFFLIAYRNVMQRRGRSFMLAGAIFAVTLIFASLLSLVQGVKETMIGNGTALMTGHLNIAGFYKISQSSANPQVTKYLSLLEYAQTQIPEATIVLDRVKAYGKVISETDSVMIPMWGVTMSQEDNVLARLESESGYISGLKERGTIALFQVHAKKLKVAVGDMVTVSVPTYRNMNNTKDLKVVSILKDLGMMSQFTGYMNALDTRELYQTRTDSTGQIMIYLKDLKYLNDVEARMRKDLSAKGHVLMEKESTPFWMKFDRVAGESWTGQKLDITTSEDETSFLKWIVSLLSALTFILTIVLAIIIVMGLINVLWMSVKERTTEIGTLRAIGMHKRRVLEMFLLESLIISVPSTLLGLFITGILTFSLNLMKVPITSEAFQLFLMTNHLSFAFGFSQAFFIFVSLVGFFTLGSLIPARKAANLNPITAINQY; this is translated from the coding sequence GTGAAAACCTTTTTTTTAATTGCCTATCGAAATGTCATGCAACGGCGGGGGCGGAGCTTCATGTTGGCGGGTGCAATCTTCGCGGTCACATTGATCTTTGCCTCCCTTCTTTCTTTGGTTCAGGGTGTGAAAGAAACCATGATTGGCAACGGCACTGCCCTCATGACAGGGCATCTGAATATTGCGGGGTTTTATAAGATTAGCCAAAGTTCGGCCAATCCGCAGGTGACAAAATACCTTTCTTTACTCGAGTACGCTCAAACTCAGATTCCCGAGGCCACTATCGTTCTCGACCGAGTGAAGGCCTATGGAAAAGTCATTTCTGAAACAGATTCGGTTATGATCCCCATGTGGGGTGTAACCATGAGCCAAGAAGACAATGTCTTGGCCCGCTTAGAGTCAGAATCTGGATACATATCAGGACTTAAGGAGCGAGGCACGATTGCCCTCTTTCAGGTTCATGCGAAAAAACTTAAAGTGGCCGTGGGCGATATGGTTACAGTCTCGGTGCCCACATATAGAAATATGAACAACACGAAAGATCTCAAAGTGGTCTCCATCCTAAAGGATTTAGGAATGATGTCGCAGTTCACGGGCTACATGAATGCTTTGGATACTCGAGAACTCTATCAGACCAGGACCGATTCGACCGGGCAAATTATGATTTATCTAAAGGATCTCAAATATCTGAATGATGTCGAAGCCCGAATGAGAAAAGACCTTTCTGCAAAAGGGCACGTGCTAATGGAAAAGGAGTCCACCCCATTTTGGATGAAGTTCGACCGGGTGGCCGGAGAGTCTTGGACAGGGCAAAAGCTGGATATCACAACCTCGGAGGACGAAACCTCGTTCTTAAAATGGATTGTGAGTCTACTCAGTGCCTTGACATTTATTCTGACCATCGTATTGGCTATTATTATTGTGATGGGGCTTATCAATGTTCTTTGGATGTCGGTCAAAGAGCGAACCACTGAAATTGGAACTCTTCGTGCGATAGGGATGCACAAAAGAAGGGTTCTGGAGATGTTTCTTTTGGAATCTCTTATTATATCGGTCCCTTCGACGCTTCTCGGGCTTTTCATTACAGGAATACTAACCTTCTCACTCAACCTAATGAAGGTTCCAATTACGAGCGAAGCTTTTCAGTTGTTTTTGATGACTAATCACCTTTCATTTGCATTTGGATTTTCTCAAGCCTTTTTCATTTTTGTTTCGCTGGTAGGCTTCTTCACTCTGGGATCTCTCATTCCAGCTCGAAAGGCAGCTAATTTGAACCCGATCACGGCCATTAACCAATATTAA
- a CDS encoding insulinase family protein: MKKIVGIFLICTFWPLLFGCALTGKMGSSGAKTGQFQLRPYREVTLSNGLKVLLVEDSTLPYFSMKLLVRAGASADPIANSGVASIVGELLNKGSTKRDAMQLADAMGDIASSLEVDVGQDFTLIGASTLAPYRQALLQNFSEMVTEPSFAEAEVRRVQKQVLSALQKTVDDPSNFAEVMFDSFLYGTHPYARRVLGRKHDVQRVRRKNVIKYYLAYYRPNNAQLAVVGHLGPDIIGELEGAFKAWTSRDQKVANFPEVPPVKGVQIQLIDKGDLAQTQIRIGHPGIKRTDPDFLKLRVANMILGGAFRSRLVDEIRDRRGLTYSISSEFDARLDKGPFTISTFTRNDKVGEIVGETLKVVQEFRDRGVSAKEVEEAQALLRGMFPRALETAEKTAQSLLALRFYGVPDSYLTDYLSDIGKISSEEVNEVIKKHLRPDGLKVLVYGSKSKILDQLRPIGVVQVMSYKEFIN; encoded by the coding sequence ATGAAGAAAATTGTTGGGATTTTTTTGATTTGCACTTTTTGGCCCCTTCTGTTTGGTTGCGCTTTAACGGGAAAAATGGGGAGCAGCGGAGCTAAGACTGGTCAGTTTCAGCTTCGTCCGTATAGGGAAGTCACTCTCTCAAATGGTTTAAAGGTCCTTTTAGTCGAGGATAGTACTCTGCCTTATTTCAGCATGAAACTTTTGGTGCGCGCGGGAGCGAGTGCTGACCCAATAGCGAATTCTGGTGTCGCTTCAATCGTTGGGGAATTGCTCAATAAGGGAAGCACGAAACGTGATGCCATGCAGTTAGCCGATGCGATGGGGGATATAGCTTCATCACTTGAAGTTGACGTCGGCCAGGATTTTACTTTGATTGGCGCGAGTACTTTGGCTCCCTATCGTCAGGCCTTGTTACAGAATTTTTCCGAAATGGTGACCGAACCTTCGTTTGCGGAGGCTGAGGTTCGCCGAGTTCAAAAGCAGGTTCTTTCGGCTCTCCAAAAGACAGTTGATGATCCATCGAATTTTGCAGAAGTGATGTTTGATTCATTTCTCTATGGGACCCATCCCTATGCGAGGCGAGTCTTGGGAAGGAAACATGATGTTCAGAGAGTGCGCCGGAAGAACGTAATTAAATATTACCTTGCATATTATCGACCCAACAACGCCCAGCTTGCCGTTGTTGGCCATTTGGGTCCTGATATTATCGGCGAGCTAGAAGGTGCTTTCAAAGCCTGGACCTCTCGAGATCAAAAGGTCGCGAATTTTCCAGAGGTTCCTCCAGTAAAGGGAGTTCAAATACAGTTGATTGATAAGGGAGATTTGGCCCAAACACAGATTCGTATAGGTCATCCCGGAATCAAACGCACAGATCCTGATTTTTTGAAATTGCGCGTGGCAAATATGATTTTAGGGGGTGCCTTTCGTAGCAGATTGGTAGATGAAATCCGAGATCGTCGCGGTCTCACTTATTCTATCAGTTCTGAATTTGACGCCCGATTAGATAAGGGACCTTTCACTATTTCAACATTCACTCGCAATGACAAAGTTGGGGAAATAGTTGGAGAAACTTTGAAGGTCGTTCAGGAGTTCCGCGATAGAGGGGTGAGCGCAAAGGAAGTTGAGGAAGCCCAAGCTCTTCTTCGGGGAATGTTTCCGAGGGCCCTTGAAACTGCCGAGAAAACTGCTCAGTCTCTTTTGGCTCTCCGGTTTTATGGGGTTCCTGATTCGTATCTAACTGATTATCTGAGTGACATTGGCAAGATCAGCTCCGAAGAGGTGAATGAGGTCATTAAGAAACATCTCAGGCCCGATGGTCTTAAGGTTTTGGTTTACGGTTCGAAGAGTAAGATATTAGACCAACTCCGTCCGATCGGTGTTGTTCAGGTGATGAGCTACAAAGAGTTTATCAACTGA
- a CDS encoding ABC transporter permease has translation MNHWMVLKIAARNVFLHRVRTLIVGIILCFGAFLAVLGHSFVDGVSSGMKNSTTQSITGDLQIYSSEAKENLSVFGNMDGSPTDVGHLDNFKKIADQILKNPQVASIVPMGTSFAQISPSNILDHFLETLRKSYKEDIRDLNKIESQKKRILFLIEEIERNLEGKFDEVGLLSPSEAKAAELNLKTATGDRFWTDFDKNYENKIEFLANKIAPLIFDDNMIFFSYIGTDPQLFQKNFPQFEIVKGEMIPQGARGFLFHDYFYENMVKHKVARRLDSIKKKIVNEKLTIGGSKELQDQVKANIDQSAEIYLHLGPSETEILKSKLQSLLSSKSDDFRLLLNDYLKMTDENFLQRYDFFYKEVAPYLILYRVKVGDILPLNAFTKNGSSTSTNIKVFGTFRFKSFENSPLAGNFSLMDLVSFRELYGFLTEERRAQNKELEAEMGLSKVGRESIEDLFKSDNTAEKPPGSAKKIGLPLDLRFEKKETASNFTQEELNSGVFMNAAVFLKESKNLNRVLTELNEISKTDSLGIKAVSWQDAAGFIGQMTFMMKVFLNLFVAIALVLAGLMIMNSLLMAARDRKQEIGTMRAIGAHSDFIYRLFFYETLLLSLVFGGVGVLLGSLAVLLIGKFGIPANGDVATFFYSGPRLYLSLNSQLLFAVMGIMAIIAILATQYPAWMAMKISPLQAMQKRE, from the coding sequence ATGAACCATTGGATGGTATTAAAAATTGCAGCTAGAAACGTTTTTCTTCATCGCGTGAGAACTCTCATTGTCGGAATCATCCTTTGCTTTGGAGCTTTCTTGGCAGTATTAGGCCATTCCTTTGTCGATGGCGTATCGAGTGGAATGAAAAACAGCACAACACAAAGTATCACCGGCGATCTCCAAATTTATTCCTCGGAGGCAAAAGAAAATCTATCGGTATTTGGGAACATGGATGGATCTCCCACTGATGTTGGCCACCTCGACAACTTTAAAAAGATTGCGGATCAAATTCTTAAAAATCCGCAGGTTGCCTCCATCGTTCCCATGGGCACAAGTTTTGCCCAAATTAGCCCGAGCAATATTTTAGATCACTTTTTAGAAACACTGAGAAAATCCTATAAAGAGGATATTCGCGATTTAAATAAGATCGAGTCTCAAAAGAAAAGGATACTCTTCCTCATTGAAGAAATAGAAAGAAATCTAGAAGGCAAGTTTGATGAAGTTGGTCTTCTCAGCCCCTCCGAAGCGAAAGCGGCAGAGCTCAATCTCAAAACGGCGACAGGTGATCGATTTTGGACAGACTTCGACAAAAATTACGAGAACAAAATTGAATTTTTAGCCAACAAAATAGCTCCCCTTATTTTTGACGACAACATGATTTTCTTTAGCTACATCGGGACAGATCCTCAACTCTTCCAGAAGAATTTTCCACAATTTGAAATCGTGAAGGGCGAGATGATCCCCCAAGGTGCGAGGGGTTTCTTATTTCACGACTATTTCTATGAAAATATGGTCAAGCACAAAGTGGCCCGAAGACTGGACAGCATTAAGAAAAAAATCGTGAACGAGAAACTCACTATCGGTGGCAGTAAAGAGCTTCAAGACCAAGTCAAAGCCAATATAGACCAATCAGCCGAGATCTATCTTCATCTCGGGCCATCTGAGACAGAGATTCTAAAATCAAAACTGCAAAGTCTACTTTCTTCAAAGTCAGATGATTTTCGGCTTCTGCTCAATGACTATTTAAAAATGACTGACGAAAATTTTCTCCAAAGATACGATTTCTTTTATAAAGAAGTGGCACCTTACCTTATTCTTTATCGCGTTAAGGTTGGAGACATTCTGCCTCTCAATGCTTTCACAAAGAATGGCTCCTCGACTTCGACCAACATCAAAGTTTTTGGAACCTTTCGATTCAAGAGTTTCGAAAACTCTCCGCTGGCCGGAAATTTCAGTCTCATGGATTTGGTTTCTTTCCGTGAGCTCTACGGTTTTTTGACCGAAGAACGTCGTGCTCAAAATAAGGAGCTAGAGGCTGAAATGGGCCTATCTAAGGTGGGGCGTGAATCCATTGAAGATCTTTTTAAATCGGATAATACAGCAGAAAAGCCACCAGGTTCCGCCAAAAAAATTGGCCTTCCCCTAGATCTTCGTTTCGAAAAGAAGGAGACCGCATCAAATTTCACCCAGGAAGAACTCAATAGCGGTGTTTTTATGAACGCGGCCGTATTCTTAAAAGAATCCAAAAATCTGAATAGAGTGCTGACTGAGCTCAATGAAATTTCAAAAACTGACAGCCTCGGAATAAAAGCGGTTTCCTGGCAAGACGCCGCCGGATTTATTGGACAAATGACCTTCATGATGAAGGTTTTCTTGAACTTGTTTGTCGCCATCGCCTTGGTGCTAGCCGGCCTCATGATTATGAACTCTCTTCTGATGGCTGCACGTGATCGCAAGCAAGAAATTGGAACCATGCGTGCAATTGGGGCGCACAGTGATTTTATTTATCGCCTCTTTTTTTATGAAACACTTTTGTTGAGTTTGGTTTTTGGAGGGGTTGGTGTTCTTTTAGGATCCCTGGCCGTTCTTTTGATTGGTAAATTTGGAATTCCGGCAAATGGCGACGTGGCTACTTTTTTCTATTCCGGCCCTCGCCTCTATCTCAGCCTGAATTCTCAGCTCCTCTTTGCTGTCATGGGCATCATGGCGATAATTGCGATCCTTGCCACGCAATATCCCGCTTGGATGGCCATGAAAATCTCTCCTCTACAAGCCATGCAGAAACGAGAATAG